A region from the Mycolicibacterium litorale genome encodes:
- a CDS encoding Arm DNA-binding domain-containing protein codes for MYHRGAKWYYKFRSPQRDPATGTYPWITKGGFDTEREAWKACRDAMRDADRGRIVKPSTRTVGEFLTEWLTAVEPTLDATTWRSWSDYARWYVIPHIGGERLQRLDEPTLLKLYAKLLAEGRVKRDNDSVMYAYWSKRVARGAEPTPRVVSEACGTSIQAARAAVRRYGPGSCRNRRREVSHPRRSATYMRSCIAPWSTRSRGSSSPTTPQAM; via the coding sequence GTGTATCACCGAGGAGCGAAGTGGTACTACAAATTCCGCTCCCCGCAACGCGATCCCGCCACCGGCACCTATCCGTGGATCACCAAGGGCGGCTTCGACACCGAGCGGGAGGCCTGGAAGGCCTGCCGTGACGCGATGCGCGACGCCGACCGCGGCCGCATCGTCAAACCCTCCACCCGCACCGTCGGCGAGTTCCTGACCGAGTGGCTCACTGCGGTCGAACCCACACTCGACGCCACCACCTGGCGCAGCTGGAGCGACTACGCGCGGTGGTACGTCATCCCGCACATCGGCGGCGAGCGCCTCCAACGACTCGACGAACCCACCCTGCTGAAGCTCTACGCGAAGCTGCTCGCCGAGGGACGCGTCAAACGCGACAACGACTCGGTGATGTACGCGTACTGGTCGAAGCGCGTCGCGCGCGGTGCCGAGCCCACACCGCGTGTGGTGTCCGAGGCGTGCGGGACCTCGATTCAAGCCGCCCGCGCGGCGGTGCGCCGGTACGGTCCGGGATCGTGCCGGAACCGACGCCGCGAGGTCTCGCATCCAAGACGGTCCGCAACGTACATGCGTTCCTGCATCGCGCCCTGGTCGACGCGGTCGCGTGGAAGTTCCTCACCGACAACCCCGCAAGCAATGTGA
- a CDS encoding PDZ domain-containing protein, translating to MNRRILTLLIALVPVVAFGVLLSAVTVPFVSLGPGPTFDTLGEVDGKEVVDITGTEVKPTSGHLNMTTVSQRDGLTLGQALTLWMSGREQLVPRELVYPPDKSKDEIDEANTADFRNSEDNAEYAALSYLKYPRAVTVDSVTDPGPSAGKLKDGDAIDAVNGRPVANVEEFQALLKTTKPGDEVVLDYRRKDEKEPIGTATVTLGENPDRDYGYLGIGVVDAPWASFRIDFNLANIGGPSAGLMFSLAVIDKLTTGDINDGKFVAGTGTITGDGEVGSIGGITHKMLAAREAGATVFLVPADNCAEAKSDPQDGLELVKVGTLTEAVDALNTISAGGEPPRC from the coding sequence GTGAACAGGCGGATTCTGACGCTGCTGATCGCGCTCGTCCCGGTGGTGGCGTTCGGCGTGCTGCTCTCTGCGGTGACGGTCCCGTTCGTCTCGCTGGGTCCCGGTCCGACCTTCGACACGCTCGGTGAGGTCGACGGCAAAGAGGTCGTCGACATCACGGGAACCGAGGTGAAGCCGACCTCCGGGCACCTGAACATGACGACGGTGTCGCAGCGCGACGGGCTGACGTTGGGTCAGGCGCTGACGCTGTGGATGTCGGGCCGCGAACAGTTGGTGCCCCGGGAACTCGTCTACCCGCCGGACAAGAGCAAGGACGAGATCGACGAGGCCAACACCGCCGACTTCCGCAACTCCGAGGACAACGCCGAATACGCGGCGCTGTCGTATCTGAAGTACCCGCGCGCGGTGACCGTCGACAGCGTGACCGATCCCGGACCGTCGGCGGGAAAGCTGAAGGACGGCGATGCGATCGACGCCGTCAACGGCCGGCCGGTCGCGAATGTCGAGGAGTTCCAAGCCCTGTTGAAGACCACCAAACCCGGCGACGAGGTGGTCCTCGACTACCGGCGCAAGGACGAGAAGGAGCCGATCGGCACTGCCACCGTCACGCTCGGCGAGAACCCCGACCGCGACTACGGATACCTCGGCATCGGCGTCGTCGACGCACCGTGGGCGTCGTTCCGGATCGACTTCAACCTGGCCAACATCGGCGGACCGTCGGCGGGCCTCATGTTCAGCCTCGCGGTGATCGACAAACTCACCACCGGAGACATCAACGACGGCAAGTTCGTCGCGGGCACCGGCACCATCACCGGCGACGGCGAGGTCGGGTCGATCGGCGGCATCACGCACAAGATGCTCGCCGCGCGGGAGGCGGGCGCCACGGTGTTCCTGGTGCCCGCCGACAACTGCGCCGAAGCCAAGTCCGACCCGCAGGACGGGCTCGAACTGGTGAAGGTCGGCACGCTGACCGAGGCCGTCGACGCGCTCAATACGATTTCCGCTGGTGGCGAACCGCCCCGCTGCTGA
- a CDS encoding site-specific integrase, producing MKPPRRPRTRRQVWKPEEIQTFLASVRHDRFGALFLLELTTGIRRGQICGLRWSAVDLDAGHIAVHDNRVVVGGQARDKAGGKTRNADKTISIDRATVAALRRWREVQDGERAFFGPDYHPGGYVFTYEDGRPLHPDSIRQRFDRLSAAAGLSRITFHDLRHSYATGALRAGVNPKVISERIGHANVGFFLETYAHVLENDDREAAEQAAGFLIGDAWADDDEDADPTDLD from the coding sequence GTGAAGCCGCCCCGGCGGCCGCGCACACGGCGCCAGGTGTGGAAGCCGGAGGAGATCCAGACGTTCCTCGCGTCCGTCCGGCATGACCGCTTCGGCGCGCTCTTCCTGCTGGAGCTCACGACGGGTATCCGGCGCGGCCAGATCTGCGGACTGCGGTGGTCGGCCGTCGACCTCGACGCCGGCCACATCGCGGTCCACGACAACCGCGTGGTCGTCGGTGGGCAGGCCCGCGACAAAGCGGGCGGCAAGACTCGCAACGCCGATAAGACCATCTCGATCGACCGCGCCACGGTGGCCGCGCTGCGCCGTTGGCGTGAGGTCCAGGACGGCGAGCGCGCGTTCTTCGGGCCCGACTATCACCCCGGCGGCTACGTGTTCACCTACGAAGACGGTCGGCCGTTGCACCCGGACTCGATCCGGCAGCGGTTCGATCGCCTCTCGGCCGCAGCGGGCCTGTCCCGCATCACCTTTCACGACCTGCGCCACTCGTACGCCACCGGCGCCCTGCGGGCAGGGGTTAATCCGAAGGTCATCAGCGAACGCATCGGCCACGCCAACGTCGGCTTCTTCCTCGAGACGTATGCCCACGTGCTGGAGAACGACGACCGTGAGGCCGCCGAGCAGGCGGCCGGGTTCCTGATCGGCGACGCGTGGGCCGACGACGACGAGGATGCCGACCCGACGGACCTCGACTGA
- a CDS encoding type II toxin-antitoxin system RelE/ParE family toxin, producing MAWVVLLLEEVERWYFSLDDDTMTSVTGAIDLLEAEGPSLGRPTVDRVNGSTFHNMKELRPAGTSVRILFIFDPHRQAILLLGGDKAGNWRSWYDKNIPVADERYARWLATGHGGD from the coding sequence ATGGCGTGGGTGGTGCTCCTGCTGGAGGAGGTCGAACGGTGGTACTTCTCGCTGGACGACGACACCATGACGTCGGTGACCGGTGCGATCGACTTACTCGAGGCGGAGGGGCCCTCCCTCGGCCGGCCGACGGTGGACCGGGTGAACGGCTCGACGTTCCACAACATGAAGGAACTGCGTCCCGCCGGTACGAGCGTCCGCATCTTGTTCATCTTCGATCCGCACCGCCAGGCGATCCTGCTGCTCGGCGGCGACAAAGCCGGAAACTGGCGAAGCTGGTACGACAAGAACATCCCGGTCGCGGACGAGCGTTACGCCAGATGGCTGGCGACCGGTCACGGAGGTGATTAA
- a CDS encoding AfsR/SARP family transcriptional regulator: MLGPLQVMHADGPVDIGPPKQRAVLAVLLLAAGRVVSVDRLVDAVWGDDAPGSATAGLQAYISNLRRALRDGGQAQVASPIVRQPPGYFLAVEPGQLDLAVFTGFCAKAAAAVEGGVWDEALASADEALALWRGPLLADLADEPWVADEAAKAEQLRTDCLDARITALLALGRVPQALAAVAELRSAAPLADRGCWLHMLTLYRAGRVTDALEVYTRHAGLLDDELGVQPGREVRELQTAILRQAPELAAWPRSPEWTGAGEVATPATPAVEHDATPVGPGRGALIGRDRELSVATGVLADVAAGCARWLVLSGPAGIGKTRLAEEIAERVVDDGGDMVWVSCPDERATPPWWPMRQLVRALGADPDDVLEVPADADPDTARFRVYERIQTLLESAPRTLAVVIDDVQWADTTSAACLAYVAGALRDRPVLMILTVRDGDHSAEVSRLVTTVARGDRNRHVAVPALSTEDVAALANQVADDPVTEAEAAVLADRTGGNPFFVSEYARLPRADRVGNEIPVAVKSVLDRRLAGLDPAAVQVLRTAAIIGDTLDSDAVPVLARATGMDVDTLADYLDDAADERIVVSAHTGDGYAFAHGLLREHLVAGMPAPRRQRLHAKIADVLDGSTAEDALTRRAQHLIAAQPLVAADAVVQACRLAAEDATARWSSDIAARWWQAALDAYDRLPASSRSEEERDALTVSMLEAHSRAGRGRLVLDTVAEQLGDAVRCGRAATAGRLASALLRASGGWPWLAPGHDPGVLLSLLERAAGLAEADPAAGARVLAALAVGHCYHPDAAVSAGHLERAAQLAEATGDRDIVADVLMGRLITYSGVAAYSHEMLQWVAKLMTLGHSRSREDRVIAHSVATMAAVNLTRIDVAERHLREGIAGSEELQLPVLRAQLRWMEAVLAVWRGDFAEAERHHRIAADVHEQTELYEAGSGLVAAVTLIREKGGPVEPGWPGLRADTESGGQGMVGLVHTALLTVDSGDEARAQALTRLQEWAGKPYRAHVWTALGHATLLAHLACDYGFVQFAPALLERLLPFVDRISEIGQVGVVGPVALATARLYALTGDTERALTDLAAAEDIAARTGAAPSLMRCRLLRCELTTPGPQRQAAARALAVDADALGMRGVADLARKLA; this comes from the coding sequence TTGCTGGGACCGCTGCAGGTGATGCATGCGGACGGCCCGGTCGACATCGGTCCGCCCAAGCAGCGTGCGGTGCTCGCCGTCCTGCTGCTCGCGGCGGGGCGAGTGGTGTCGGTGGACCGGCTGGTCGACGCGGTCTGGGGTGACGACGCCCCGGGCAGCGCGACGGCCGGCCTGCAGGCCTACATCTCGAATCTGCGCCGCGCCCTGCGCGACGGCGGCCAGGCGCAGGTGGCGTCGCCCATCGTCCGGCAACCTCCGGGATATTTCCTGGCGGTCGAACCGGGCCAGCTCGACCTCGCCGTGTTCACCGGATTCTGCGCGAAGGCGGCCGCCGCCGTGGAGGGCGGCGTGTGGGACGAGGCGCTGGCGTCCGCGGACGAGGCGCTGGCGTTGTGGCGGGGGCCGCTGCTGGCCGATCTCGCCGACGAGCCGTGGGTCGCCGACGAAGCCGCCAAGGCCGAGCAGTTGCGCACCGACTGCCTCGACGCGCGGATCACCGCCCTGCTGGCGCTGGGCCGCGTCCCGCAGGCGTTGGCCGCGGTGGCCGAATTGCGCTCCGCGGCACCGTTGGCCGACCGTGGCTGCTGGTTGCACATGCTGACCCTGTACCGGGCGGGCCGGGTGACCGATGCGCTCGAGGTCTACACCCGCCACGCGGGGCTGCTCGACGACGAACTGGGGGTGCAGCCGGGTCGGGAGGTGCGGGAGCTGCAGACCGCGATTCTGCGGCAGGCACCGGAGCTGGCGGCCTGGCCCCGCTCCCCGGAGTGGACGGGCGCGGGAGAGGTGGCCACACCGGCGACGCCCGCGGTCGAGCACGACGCGACGCCGGTCGGGCCGGGCCGTGGTGCGCTGATCGGGCGGGACCGCGAATTGTCGGTCGCGACAGGTGTTCTCGCGGACGTGGCGGCCGGTTGCGCGCGGTGGCTGGTGCTGTCGGGGCCGGCGGGTATCGGCAAGACCCGCCTCGCCGAGGAGATCGCCGAGCGGGTGGTGGACGACGGCGGCGACATGGTGTGGGTCAGTTGCCCCGACGAGCGGGCCACTCCGCCCTGGTGGCCGATGCGGCAGTTGGTCCGCGCCCTGGGCGCCGATCCCGACGACGTGCTGGAGGTGCCGGCGGACGCCGATCCGGACACCGCGAGATTCCGCGTATACGAACGGATCCAGACGCTGCTGGAGTCGGCGCCGCGCACGCTCGCGGTGGTGATCGACGATGTGCAGTGGGCGGACACCACGTCGGCGGCGTGCCTGGCCTACGTCGCCGGGGCGCTGCGCGACCGACCGGTGCTGATGATCCTCACCGTCCGCGACGGCGACCACAGCGCGGAGGTGTCGCGCCTGGTGACCACGGTGGCCAGGGGTGACCGCAACCGGCATGTGGCGGTGCCCGCGCTGTCCACCGAAGACGTTGCGGCACTGGCCAACCAGGTGGCCGACGACCCGGTCACCGAGGCGGAGGCGGCGGTGCTGGCCGACCGGACCGGGGGCAACCCGTTCTTCGTCTCGGAGTACGCGCGGCTGCCCCGGGCGGACCGGGTGGGCAACGAGATCCCCGTCGCGGTGAAGTCGGTACTGGACCGGCGGCTGGCGGGGCTCGATCCGGCGGCGGTGCAGGTGCTGCGCACGGCGGCGATCATCGGCGACACCCTCGACTCCGACGCGGTGCCGGTGCTGGCCCGTGCGACGGGGATGGACGTCGACACCCTGGCCGACTATCTCGACGATGCGGCCGACGAGCGCATCGTGGTGTCCGCGCACACCGGTGACGGTTACGCGTTCGCGCACGGGCTGCTGCGTGAGCATCTCGTCGCGGGGATGCCGGCACCGCGCCGACAGCGCCTGCACGCCAAGATCGCCGACGTCCTCGACGGCAGCACCGCGGAGGACGCGCTCACCCGCCGCGCTCAGCACCTGATCGCCGCGCAGCCGCTGGTGGCCGCCGACGCGGTGGTGCAGGCGTGCCGGCTGGCCGCCGAGGATGCCACGGCCCGGTGGAGTTCCGATATCGCGGCGCGCTGGTGGCAGGCCGCGCTGGACGCCTACGACCGGCTGCCCGCCTCGTCACGCAGCGAGGAGGAGCGCGACGCGCTGACCGTCTCGATGCTCGAGGCGCATTCGCGGGCCGGGCGTGGGCGGCTGGTCCTCGACACCGTGGCCGAACAGCTCGGCGATGCGGTCCGCTGTGGCCGGGCGGCGACGGCGGGGCGGCTGGCGAGCGCGCTGCTGCGGGCCAGTGGGGGGTGGCCGTGGCTGGCGCCGGGGCATGACCCCGGCGTGCTGCTCTCGCTGCTGGAGCGGGCGGCGGGGCTGGCCGAGGCGGATCCGGCCGCCGGGGCGCGGGTGCTGGCCGCGCTGGCCGTCGGGCACTGCTACCACCCCGACGCCGCGGTGTCGGCCGGACACCTCGAGCGGGCGGCGCAGTTGGCCGAGGCCACCGGTGATCGCGACATCGTGGCCGACGTGCTGATGGGCCGGCTGATCACCTATTCGGGGGTGGCCGCCTACAGCCACGAGATGCTGCAGTGGGTCGCGAAGCTGATGACACTGGGGCACAGCAGGTCTCGCGAGGACCGAGTCATCGCGCATTCGGTCGCGACGATGGCGGCGGTGAACCTGACCCGGATCGACGTCGCCGAACGACATCTGCGCGAGGGCATCGCGGGCAGTGAGGAGCTGCAGCTGCCGGTGCTGCGGGCGCAGCTGCGCTGGATGGAGGCGGTGCTCGCGGTGTGGCGCGGCGACTTCGCCGAGGCCGAACGCCATCACCGGATCGCCGCCGACGTGCATGAGCAGACCGAACTGTACGAAGCGGGAAGCGGTTTGGTGGCGGCGGTGACCCTGATCCGGGAGAAGGGCGGTCCCGTCGAGCCGGGCTGGCCCGGGCTGCGCGCGGACACCGAGAGCGGGGGACAGGGGATGGTGGGGCTGGTGCACACCGCGCTGCTCACCGTCGACAGCGGCGACGAGGCGCGCGCGCAGGCCCTGACGCGTCTGCAGGAATGGGCGGGCAAACCGTACCGGGCGCATGTGTGGACCGCGCTGGGGCATGCGACTCTGTTGGCTCATCTGGCGTGTGACTACGGCTTCGTCCAGTTCGCACCCGCGCTGCTGGAGCGGCTGCTGCCCTTCGTCGACCGCATCTCGGAGATCGGTCAGGTCGGCGTGGTCGGGCCCGTCGCATTGGCCACGGCGCGGCTGTACGCCCTGACCGGTGACACCGAGCGCGCGTTGACCGACCTCGCCGCGGCCGAGGACATCGCGGCGCGCACGGGCGCGGCGCCCAGCCTGATGCGGTGCCGGCTGCTGCGGTGCGAACTGACCACACCCGGACCGCAGCGTCAGGCGGCGGCGCGGGCGCTGGCCGTGGACGCCGACGCGTTGGGTATGCGCGGGGTCGCCGACCTGGCGCGCAAGCTGGCGTGA
- a CDS encoding UPF0182 family protein, producing MGMRPAARMPKLTRRSRILIGIALAVVLLLLIGPRFIDTYVNWLWFGELGYRSVFTTVLFTRIVVFLVVSIVIGAIVFAGLALAYRTRPVFVPTVGPNDPIARYRTTVMSRLRLFGIGIPAFIGILAGIVAQSYWVRIQLFLHGGEFGVTDPQFGLDLGFYAFELPFYRLVLSYLFVATFLAFVANLLGHYLFGGIRLSGRSGALSRSARIQLVSLVGTLVLLKAFAYWLDRYELLSHTRGGKPFTGAGYTDINAVLPAKLILMAIAVICAVAVFSAIVLRDLRIPAIGVVLLLLSSLVVGAGWPLVVEQFSVKPNAAQKESEYISRSITATRQAYGLTDQTVTYRDYPGNSPATAQQVAADRATTSNIRVLDPNIVSPAFTQFQQGKNFYFFPDQLAMDRYRDANGNLRDYVVAARELNPDRLIDNQRDWINRHTVYTHGNGFIASPANTVRGIANDPNQNGGYPEFLASVVGANGNVVSPGPAPLDQPRIYFGPVIANTAADYAIVGENGNPREYDYENNVETRNYTYTGSGGVPIGNWLTRSLFAAKFAERNFLFSNVIGENSKILFNRDPADRVQAVAPWLTTDTTVYPAIVNKRIVWIVDGYTTLDNYPYSELTSLSSATADSNEVAVNRLALNKQVSYIRNSVKATVDAYDGTVTLYAQDESDPVLQAWMKVFPDTIKPKSDISPELREHLRYPEDLFKVQRALLAKYHVDDPVTFFSTSDFWDVPLDPNPTASSFQPPYYIVAKDLAENNSEAAFQLTSAMNRFRRDFLAAYMSASSDPDTYGRITVLTIPGQVNGPKLAFNAISTDTAVSQDLGVIGRDNQNRIRWGNLLTLPVGPGGLLYVAPVYASPGTSDAASTYPRLIRVAMFYNDQVGYGPTVRDALTDLFGPGADATATGPAPTNVAEGQQPAARPPADGQQPAAQPPANQEGRTPAPPPAAAVPAPSGPQQLSEAKAAALQEVQEAMSGLQDAQRNGDFAQFGEALQRLDDAMNRYSETR from the coding sequence GTGGGTATGCGGCCCGCGGCGAGGATGCCGAAGCTGACCCGACGAAGCCGGATCCTGATCGGCATCGCGCTGGCAGTGGTGCTGCTGCTGCTGATCGGACCCCGGTTCATCGACACGTACGTGAACTGGCTGTGGTTCGGCGAACTCGGCTACCGGTCGGTGTTCACCACGGTGCTGTTCACCCGCATCGTCGTGTTCCTGGTGGTCTCGATCGTGATCGGCGCGATCGTGTTCGCCGGCCTCGCGCTGGCCTACCGGACACGTCCGGTGTTCGTCCCGACCGTCGGCCCCAACGATCCGATCGCCCGCTACCGCACGACCGTGATGTCGCGGCTGCGGCTGTTCGGCATCGGTATCCCCGCGTTCATCGGCATCCTGGCCGGCATCGTCGCCCAGAGCTACTGGGTGCGCATCCAGCTGTTCCTGCACGGCGGCGAATTCGGCGTCACCGACCCGCAGTTCGGCCTCGACCTCGGCTTCTACGCGTTCGAGTTGCCGTTCTACCGGCTGGTGCTGAGCTATCTGTTCGTCGCGACCTTCCTCGCCTTTGTCGCGAACCTGCTGGGCCACTACCTGTTCGGCGGGATCCGGCTGAGCGGGCGCAGCGGTGCGCTGAGCCGTTCGGCGCGCATCCAGCTCGTGTCGCTCGTCGGGACGCTGGTGCTGCTCAAGGCGTTCGCGTACTGGTTGGACCGCTACGAGCTGCTCAGCCACACCCGCGGCGGGAAACCGTTCACCGGCGCCGGCTACACCGACATCAACGCGGTGCTGCCCGCCAAGCTCATCCTGATGGCGATCGCGGTGATCTGCGCGGTGGCGGTGTTCTCCGCGATCGTGCTGCGCGATCTGCGCATCCCGGCGATCGGCGTCGTGCTACTGCTGCTGTCGTCACTGGTGGTCGGCGCCGGCTGGCCGCTGGTGGTCGAGCAGTTCAGCGTCAAGCCCAACGCCGCGCAGAAGGAAAGCGAGTACATCTCGCGCAGCATCACCGCGACGAGGCAGGCCTACGGGCTGACCGATCAGACGGTCACCTACCGCGACTATCCCGGTAACTCCCCGGCGACCGCGCAGCAGGTCGCGGCCGACCGGGCCACCACGTCGAACATCCGCGTCCTCGACCCCAACATCGTCAGCCCGGCGTTCACGCAGTTCCAGCAGGGCAAGAACTTCTACTTCTTCCCCGACCAGCTGGCGATGGACCGCTACCGCGACGCCAACGGCAACCTGCGCGACTACGTCGTCGCCGCCCGCGAGCTCAACCCGGACCGGTTGATCGACAACCAGCGCGACTGGATCAACCGCCACACCGTCTACACGCACGGCAACGGGTTCATCGCCTCGCCGGCGAACACGGTCCGCGGGATCGCCAACGACCCCAACCAGAACGGCGGCTACCCGGAGTTCCTGGCCAGCGTGGTGGGCGCCAACGGCAACGTCGTCTCACCCGGTCCGGCACCGCTGGACCAGCCGCGCATCTACTTCGGTCCGGTCATCGCCAACACGGCGGCGGACTACGCGATCGTCGGTGAGAACGGCAACCCGCGCGAGTACGACTACGAGAACAACGTCGAGACCCGCAACTACACCTACACCGGTTCCGGTGGCGTGCCGATCGGCAACTGGCTCACCCGAAGCCTGTTCGCCGCCAAGTTCGCCGAGCGCAACTTCTTGTTCTCCAACGTCATCGGCGAGAACAGCAAGATCCTGTTCAACCGCGACCCGGCGGACCGGGTGCAGGCCGTCGCGCCCTGGCTGACCACCGACACCACGGTCTATCCGGCGATCGTCAACAAGCGGATCGTGTGGATCGTCGACGGCTACACCACGCTCGACAACTACCCGTACTCGGAGTTGACGTCGCTGTCGTCGGCGACGGCGGACTCCAACGAGGTGGCCGTCAACCGGTTGGCGCTCAACAAGCAGGTGTCCTACATCCGCAACTCGGTGAAGGCCACCGTCGACGCCTACGACGGCACGGTCACGCTGTACGCCCAGGACGAGAGCGATCCGGTGCTGCAGGCGTGGATGAAGGTGTTCCCCGACACGATCAAGCCGAAGAGCGACATCTCACCGGAGCTGCGTGAACACCTGCGCTACCCGGAGGACCTGTTCAAGGTGCAGCGCGCGCTGCTGGCGAAGTACCACGTCGACGATCCGGTGACGTTCTTCTCCACCTCGGACTTCTGGGATGTCCCGCTGGATCCGAACCCGACGGCCAGCAGTTTCCAGCCGCCGTACTACATCGTGGCCAAGGACCTCGCGGAGAACAACAGCGAGGCGGCGTTCCAGCTGACCAGTGCGATGAACCGGTTCCGCCGCGACTTCCTGGCCGCGTACATGAGTGCCAGTTCGGACCCCGACACCTACGGGCGCATCACGGTGCTGACCATCCCGGGTCAGGTCAACGGTCCGAAGCTGGCGTTCAACGCGATCAGCACTGACACCGCGGTCAGCCAGGACCTGGGTGTGATCGGCCGGGACAACCAGAACCGGATCCGGTGGGGCAACCTGCTCACGCTGCCGGTGGGCCCGGGCGGGCTGCTGTACGTGGCGCCGGTGTACGCCTCGCCGGGCACCAGCGACGCGGCGTCGACCTACCCGCGCCTGATCCGTGTGGCGATGTTCTACAACGATCAGGTCGGGTACGGCCCGACGGTGCGCGACGCACTGACCGATCTGTTCGGTCCGGGCGCCGACGCCACTGCCACCGGTCCCGCGCCCACCAACGTGGCCGAGGGCCAGCAGCCCGCGGCCCGGCCGCCGGCCGACGGTCAGCAGCCCGCGGCGCAGCCTCCGGCCAACCAAGAGGGCCGCACGCCGGCACCGCCGCCCGCGGCCGCCGTCCCGGCACCGTCGGGTCCGCAGCAGCTGTCGGAGGCGAAAGCCGCCGCACTGCAGGAGGTCCAGGAGGCGATGAGCGGGTTGCAGGACGCCCAGCGCAACGGCGACTTCGCTCAGTTCGGTGAGGCGCTGCAGCGTCTCGACGACGCGATGAACCGGTATTCCGAGACGCGCTGA
- a CDS encoding zinc-dependent metalloprotease, translating to MADLPFGFSAGDDPERDKRKKDPDGGSGGGSPSDPFGAMFGQGGAGFDMSDLGQIFTKLGEMFSGAGTSMAGGQQSGPVNYDLARQLASSAIGFVAPVPEKTASAIADAVRLAETWLDGVTPLPAGTTRAVAWTPSDWIDNTLDTWKRLCDPVAEQISTVWASALPEEARAMAGPLLAMMSQMGGMAFGSQLGQALGKLSREVLTSTDIGLPLGPKGVAALLPEAIEALSEGLEQPRSEVLTFLAAREAAHHRLFSHVPWLSSQLLSAVEAFARGMKVDMSGIEDLAQGINPAALTDPSQMEQLLNQGIFEPKATPEQVAALERLETLLALIEGWVQTVVTAALGDRIPGTGALSETLRRRRATGGPAEQTFATLVGLELRPRKLREAAVLWERLTEAVGADARDGVWQHPDLLPSSDDLDEPAGFIDRIVGGDTSGMDSAIEEALTDLEADLDKGRDADSDDGTGDGKS from the coding sequence ATGGCTGACCTGCCCTTCGGCTTCTCCGCCGGTGACGACCCGGAGCGAGACAAACGCAAGAAGGACCCCGACGGGGGGTCCGGCGGCGGTTCGCCCTCGGATCCGTTCGGCGCGATGTTCGGCCAGGGCGGCGCCGGATTCGACATGTCCGACCTCGGCCAGATCTTCACCAAACTCGGTGAGATGTTCAGCGGCGCAGGCACTTCCATGGCCGGAGGGCAACAGTCCGGGCCGGTGAACTACGACCTCGCCCGGCAGCTCGCCTCGAGTGCGATCGGGTTCGTGGCGCCGGTGCCCGAGAAGACCGCATCCGCGATCGCCGATGCGGTGCGGCTCGCCGAGACGTGGCTCGACGGCGTGACCCCGCTGCCAGCCGGCACCACCCGGGCGGTGGCCTGGACGCCCAGCGACTGGATCGACAACACCCTCGACACGTGGAAGCGGCTGTGCGACCCCGTGGCCGAGCAGATCTCGACGGTGTGGGCATCGGCGCTGCCCGAGGAGGCGCGCGCGATGGCCGGGCCGCTGCTGGCGATGATGTCGCAGATGGGCGGTATGGCCTTCGGGTCTCAGCTCGGCCAGGCGCTGGGCAAGCTGTCCCGGGAGGTGCTGACCTCGACCGACATCGGGCTGCCGCTCGGCCCCAAGGGTGTCGCGGCGCTGTTGCCGGAGGCGATCGAAGCGCTCTCGGAGGGGCTCGAGCAACCGCGCAGCGAGGTCCTGACCTTTTTGGCCGCCCGCGAAGCCGCACACCACCGGCTGTTCAGCCATGTGCCGTGGCTGTCGAGTCAGCTGCTGTCGGCGGTCGAGGCGTTCGCCCGCGGCATGAAGGTCGACATGAGCGGCATCGAGGATCTCGCCCAGGGCATCAATCCGGCCGCGCTGACCGATCCGTCGCAGATGGAACAACTGCTCAATCAGGGGATCTTCGAGCCGAAGGCCACCCCCGAGCAGGTGGCGGCGCTGGAACGGCTCGAGACGCTGCTCGCGCTCATCGAGGGCTGGGTGCAGACCGTCGTCACCGCCGCGCTGGGCGACCGCATCCCCGGCACCGGCGCCCTGTCGGAGACACTGCGCCGCCGGCGGGCCACCGGCGGGCCGGCCGAGCAGACGTTCGCCACCCTCGTCGGCCTCGAGCTGCGTCCGCGCAAGCTACGCGAGGCCGCGGTGCTGTGGGAACGGCTCACCGAGGCCGTCGGCGCCGACGCCCGCGACGGCGTGTGGCAGCACCCCGATCTGCTGCCCTCATCCGACGACCTCGACGAACCGGCCGGGTTCATCGACCGGATCGTCGGCGGCGACACCAGCGGCATGGACAGCGCGATCGAAGAGGCCCTCACCGACCTCGAAGCCGACCTCGACAAGGGGCGCGACGCCGATAGCGACGACGGCACCGGAGACGGCAAGAGCTAG
- a CDS encoding helix-turn-helix domain-containing protein — protein MARNWREIRAEAVEQGRVDPARADSARKEMHEAVQAYRLAEIRKAHGHARQADVAALMGVSQARVSQLESGDLAHTELGTLQSYVAALGGQLRIVADFGEDSVELTA, from the coding sequence ATGGCGCGCAATTGGCGTGAGATCCGAGCTGAGGCGGTGGAACAAGGTCGCGTCGACCCGGCGCGCGCGGACTCGGCACGCAAGGAGATGCACGAAGCCGTCCAGGCCTATCGTCTCGCCGAGATTCGTAAGGCGCACGGTCACGCACGCCAGGCCGACGTTGCGGCGCTCATGGGCGTCTCGCAGGCTCGGGTGTCGCAATTGGAGAGCGGCGACCTGGCGCATACGGAACTGGGCACGCTGCAGTCTTACGTCGCCGCCCTCGGCGGGCAACTGCGGATCGTGGCCGATTTCGGGGAGGACAGCGTCGAGTTGACGGCTTGA